In the Arachis ipaensis cultivar K30076 chromosome B10, Araip1.1, whole genome shotgun sequence genome, one interval contains:
- the LOC107620352 gene encoding SNF2 domain-containing protein CLASSY 1-like, producing the protein MKIESGTMIIYFKENQRLVLKRGPTLDIRIKSRKATSSDCSSFLRSGVDICVLSTPQCTANNNNDPVWIDGRINSIKRNPHGSDCSCQYYVNFYLNQGSFGTQRTLNKEVEVIALNQISILQKIDHNSFSKDNSSRWDSSMDCSSVPQSKLLLGKFLSDISWLVIASFLKKAKFDVRSVDNKIVYQVLGGSNANDSYIDVVNFKVDDDGIVQSMVSQIDTHDAIKRIGHKRCYDYYPEDEKADPSCNVEGLRRSKRRHVQPDRYLGCEVPVMDVSTLRTWPPKMSVSKDEGKDEDKEEEPVPLAWEPCFQEKCNKQDVNSGKKIVTYQRRKKRMEGKLGDADQDGIQPPIFVLPPPKKDEPIPLPQNRYNLRDRQNTQKTGNEENGEELSSRIYSGYGAAKLHKKKSVDLEDIDKELGWEGLSSKRRVQEKRNHHSSSTTYTKSSRNLDDEERPYKDRTLNAVSYKEVIDSYLRQIEEVSNVEKEQPSIREQWMATTRECEQKNEMGKSQVEEEEISETAMLWREMEMSMASSHLVEETKDSSSDAVLAETIGNCNKVCQHDYRSDDEIGIYCIRCGVVRVDIKDVATEFLPQKTRHRQEENQRSDSEKLEAEEDAGDTKFFSTVDASRDEPMNEENGNVWELVPDLKVKMHVHQRKAFEFLWRNIAGSMEPLQMESQSKSIGGCVISHSPGAGKTFLIIAFLVSYLKLFPGKRPLILAPKTTLYTWYKEFIKWEIPLPIYIIHGRSSQKKFKENTVSIPGIPKPTNDVKHVLDCLTKIHKWHEHPSVLIMGYTSFLSHMREDSRFSHGKYMAKVLRERPGILVLDEGHNPRSTKSRLRKVLMKVNTELRVLLSGTLFQNNFCEFFNTLCLARPKFVHEALSELDGKYRTNQKIAEKARHLLEARARKFFLDQIAKRINSSDDEDTEQGLNLLKKLTNEFIDVYDVGNSNITMPGLQIYTLVMNTTDIQFKILFELHQKMGECHGYPLELELLITLGSIHPWLVKTVACVAKFLSVERLRELDEVRNDLKKGSKVRFVLSLISRVFAKEKILIFCHNIAPVKLLVELFERVFNWRKDREILVLNGELELFERGKVIDKFEDPHGVSRVLLASITACGEGISLTAASRVIMLDSEWNPSKTKQAIARAFRPGQQKTVYVYQLLTSDSLEVDKHRRNKWKERVSCMIFHEESAEAPSQWLAENIEDDVLRDMVEEDKSKSFHMIIKNDKYSATIDG; encoded by the exons ATGAAAATAGAGTCAGGAACTATGATCATATATTTTAAGGAAAACCAACGTTTGGTTTTGAAGAGAGGCCCCACTTTAGACATTCGGATAAAGTCAAGAAAAGCCACTTCATCAGATTGTTCTTCTTTTCTACGGTCTGGTGTTGATATATGTGTTCTTTCAACTCCACAATGCActgctaataataataatgatcct gtgtggattgatggtagAATAAATTCCATAAAGAGAAACCCCCATGGTTCTGATTGTTCATGTCAATATTATGTCAACTTCTATCTTAACCAAGGTTCATTTGGTACACAAAGAACACTTAACAAGGAAGTTGAAGTAATTGCATTGAATCAAATTTCAATCCTCCAGAAGATTGACCATAATAGTTTCTCTAAAGATAACTCTTCTAGGTGGGATTCATCAATGGACTGCTCCTCAGTACCCCAAAGTAAATTACTCTTGGGGAAATTCTTATCGGATATTTCATGGCTGGTTATTGCATCTTTTTTAAAGAAGGCTAAATTTGATGTAAGATCTGTGGATAACAAGATTGTGTATCAAGTTTTGGGAGGTAGTAATGCTAATGATTCTTACATAGATGTTGTGAATTTCAAAGTAGATGATGATGGCATTGTGCAATCCATGGTCTCTCAAATTGATACACATGATGCTATTAAAAGAATTGGTCATAAAAGATGTTATGATTATTACCCTGAAGATGAGAAAGCAGATCCATCCTGTAATGTTGAGGGATTAAGGCGTTCGAAGCGAAGGCATGTACAACCGGACCGGTACCTTGGTTGTGAGGTTCCTGTGATGGATGTTAGTACTCTTAGAACCTGGCCTCCCAAGATGAGTGTATCGAAAGATGAAGGCAAAGACGAAGACAAAGAAGAAGAGCCTGTTCCATTAGCATGGGAGCCTTGCTTCCAAGAAAAGTGTAATAAACAAGATGTTAACAGTGGCAAGAAAATTGTAACGTAccaaagaaggaagaaaagaatGGAAGGGAAGTTAGGTGATGCAGATCAAGATGGAATTCAACCTCCAATTTTTGTTCTTCCTCCTCCCAAGAAAGATGAACCAATTCCACTTCCCCAGAACCGTTATAATCTCAGAGACAGGCAAAACACGCAAAAAACCG GGAACGAAGAAAACGGGGAAGAACTTTCTTCAAGAATCTATAGTGGTTATGGCGCCGCAAAGTTACACAAGAAGAAATCGGTTGATCTAGAAGATATAGACAAGGAACTTGGGTGGGAAGGTTTAAGTTCGAAAAGAAGAGTTCAAGAGAAAAGAAACCACCATTCAAGTTCAACAACATATACAAAAAGTAGTAGGAATCTTGATGATGAAGAGAGACCTTACAAAGACAGAACCTTAAACGCAGTTTCATACAAGGAAGTCATAGATTCATATCTGAGGCAAATTGAAGAGGTTTCTAATGTTGAAAAAGAGCAACCAAGTATAAGGGAGCAGTGGATGGCTACAACAAGAGAATGTGAACAAAAGAATGAGATGGGAAAATCTCAAGTGGAGGAAGAAGAAATTTCTGAAACGGCTATGTTGTGGAGAGAAATGGAAATGTCAATGGCATCAAGTCATCTTGTTGAAGAAACAAAG GATTCAAGTTCAGATGCAGTTCTTGCTGAAACTATAGGAAACTGCAACAAAGTTTGCCAACATGATTATAGATCGGATGATGAAATTGGAATTTACTGCATTAGATGCGGTGTTGTTAGGGTCGACATCAAAGACGTCGCAACAGAATTT TTGCCACAGAAAACAAGGCACAGGCAAGAGGAGAATCAACGGAGTGATTCAGAGAAGCTGGAGGCTGAGGAAGACGCCGGGGACACCAAGTTTTTCTCAACCGTTGATGCTTCTAGAGATGAACCTATGAATGAAGAAAATGGCAATGTTTGGGAACTAGTTCCAGATTTGAAAGTAAAAATGCATGTCCACCAAAGAAAAGCATTTGAGTTTCTTTGGCGAAACATTGCAGGGTCAATGGAACCATTACAAATGGAGTCACAATCCAAAAgcattggtggttgtgtgatATCTCATTCTCCGGGAGCTGGAAAAACCTTCCTCATAATCGCGTTTCTTGTCAGTTATCTGAAGCTTTTCCCAGGGAAAAGGCCACTGATTCTTGCTCCAAAAACTACACTCTACACATGGTACAAGGAGTTCATCAAATGGGAGATTCCTTTACCGATTTATATTATCCATGGCCGCTCGTCGCAGAAGAAGTTCAAGGAGAATACCGTGTCCATTCCTGGCATTCCAAAGCCAACGAATGATGTAAAGCATGTTCTTGACTGTCTAACAAAGATTCACAAATGGCATGAGCATCCCAGTGTCCTAATCATGGGCTATACTTCGTTTCTTTCGCATATGCGCGAAGATTCCAGATTCTCTCACGGAAAGTATATGGCAAAAGTCTTGAGAGAAAGACCTGGGATCTTGGTTCTCGACGAAGGGCACAATCCTCGAAGCACGAAATCGAGGTTGAGGAAAGTTTTGATGAAGGTAAATACAGAGCTCAGAGTTTTGCTCTCTGGAACCTTGTTTCAGAACAATTTCTGCGAGTTTTTCAACACGTTGTGCTTGGCCAGGCCCAAGTTTGTTCACGAAGCTTTATCAGAGTTAGATGGTAAATACCGGACGAATCAAAAGATTGCTGAGAAAGCAAGACATTTGCTCGAGGCACGGGCGAGGAAATTCTTCCTGGACCAGATTGCCAAGAGAATAAACTCGAGCGATGACGAAGACACGGAACAGGGTCTGAATTTGTTGAAGAAACTAACAAATGAATTCATTGATGTGTATGATGTTGGCAACTCTAATATTACTATGCCTGGTTTACAGATCTATACATTGGTGATGAACACAACTGATATACAGTTCAAGATTCTGTTTGAACTGCACCAGAAAATGGGTGAGTGCCATGGTTACCCTCTGGAGTTAGAGCTTCTTATAACACTTGGATCAATCCATCCATGGCTGGTGAAAACGGTGGCGTGCGTAGCTAAGTTCTTGAGTGTGGAGCGATTGAGGGAGTTAGATGAAGTCAGGAATGATTTAAAGAAAGGCTCTAAGGTGAGATTTGTTCTTAGCCTCATAAGCCGCGTTTTCGCGAAGGAGAAGATCTTGATCTTCTGCCACAACATTGCACCAGTGAAGCTGCTTGTGGAATTGTTTGAGAGAGTTTTTAATTGGAGAAAAGACAGAGAGATCTTGGTACTCAACGGGGAACTTGAACTGTTCGAACGCGGGAAAGTCATCGATAAGTTCGAGGATCCTCATGGTGTTTCGAGGGTGCTTCTTGCCTCAATCACGGCCTGCGGAGAAGGGATTAGTCTAACTGCGGCTTCTAGAGTGATCATGTTGGATTCGGAATGGAATCCTTCCAAGACGAAGCAAGCGATTGCGAGGGCTTTCAGACCAGGGCAGCAGAAAACGGTTTATGTGTATCAGTTACTAACTTCAGATTCATTGGAGGTAGATAAGCATAGGAGAAACAAATGGAAAGAGCGGGTTTCTTGCATGATATTCCACGAGGAATCTGCGGAGGCTCCTTCGCAGTGGCTAGCCGAGAATATTGAGGATGATGTGCTTAGAGATATGGTTGAGGAGGACAAGTCTAAATCATTCCATATGATCATAAAGAATGACAAGTATTCAGCAACAATTGATGGTTAA
- the LOC110268285 gene encoding uncharacterized protein LOC110268285, producing the protein MITVDEVCQTPSDVSLAEEVGDVAIDQYMQVVGLRLASLGRSREKIHRKMVGKREDPSLKEELAIKVAKVSELEVKLFEVEKYLKEVKESYAKDVEDLKKKEADLSSLSTRMIEVTAQMKELKNKQGEILDSFLEGFERAVLRARFLAPKVDLSAMDPGKIVQDGVMVEDDGAAEQGDENV; encoded by the exons ATGATTACTGTGGATGAGGTATGCCAGACCCCGTCTGATGTTAGTTTGGCGGAAGAGGTGGGGGACGTGGCAATTGATCAATATATGCAG GTGGTGGGTTTGCGACTGGCGAGTTTGGGGCGCAGTCGTGAGAAGATTCATCGGAAGATGGTTGGAAAGAGGGAGGATCCGAGTTTGAAGGAAGAGTTGGCTATAAAAGTTGCTAAGGTTTCTGAACTTGAGGTGAAGTTATTTGaggttgaaaaatatttgaaagagGTGAAGGAGAGCTATGCCAAGGATGTGGAAgatttaaagaagaaagaagctgACTTATCTTCTTTGAGCACCCGTATGATTGAGGTTACTGCCCAGATGAAGGAGTTGAAGAATAAGCAAGGAGAGATTCTGGATTCCTTCCTTGAAGGTTTTGAGAGGGCTGTTCTTCGGGCGAGGTTTCTGGCTCCCAAGGTTGATTTATCGGCAATGGATCCGGGAAAAATAGTACAGGATGGTGTCATGGTTGAGGATGATGGTGCTGCGGAGCAAGGAGATGAGAATGTGTAA